One region of Nitrospira sp. genomic DNA includes:
- the gyrA gene encoding DNA gyrase subunit A: MPPDERLGQIAIEDEMRSSYLDYAMSVIVGRALPDVRDGLKPVHRRILHGMNEMGLAANRPYRKSAKIVGEIMGNYHPHGDSAIYDTLVRMAQNFNMRYMLVDGQGNYGSMDGDAAAAMRYTEARLTKLAEELLADIEKETVDFGPNYDESRVEPLVLPSRVPNLLVNGAGGIAVGYATNIPTHNLGEVIEGLLLLLENPEVTIAQLMKKIPGPDFPTAGFIYGTSGIKDAYETGRGLLTVRAKVAIETDERTDRERLIITEIPYQVNKSKLIEKIADLAQEDRVTGISDIRDESDREGVRVVIELKRNEIPLVVLNNLYKHSQLQTTFGVNMLALVNNRPEVLNLKRILEAFVEHRREVVVRRTAYDLRKAEERAHILEGLKIALDNLDAVIALIRRSQSPDVARTGLMQQFRLSEIQANAILEMRLQRLTQLERDKLVEEYREVLKTIEYLRSVLGSEALVRKIIRDELTEIKEKYQDERRTKIVKEEAELTLEDLIAEEEVVVTISHAGYIKRNAVTLYRAQRRGGKGKIAMGIKEEDFVETLFTASTHDSLLFFTDAGKVYWLKVHEIPEASRAAKGKALVNLLALSKDEKVTATLPVKEYRADRFVIMGTKQGVIKKTELSAYSNPRQGGIIALSLDAGDKLIGVDLTDGQREILLGTKQGITIRFKEEDVRAMGRTAHGVRGITLEPGDEVIGMETITPDSTTAILTVTEGGYGKRTPVNEYRVQGRGGKGIISVKTTERNGPAVGFLQVRDEDEIMLMAAQGKVLRCKVDDIREIGRNTQGVRLLDMDGDEDRVVAVVRLVEREEGVPEEGES; this comes from the coding sequence ATGCCGCCAGATGAACGACTAGGACAGATTGCGATCGAAGACGAGATGCGCTCGTCGTATCTCGATTACGCCATGAGCGTGATCGTCGGTCGCGCACTTCCCGACGTGCGGGATGGATTGAAACCGGTGCACCGGCGCATTCTGCACGGCATGAACGAAATGGGGCTGGCCGCGAACCGGCCGTATCGGAAGTCGGCCAAGATCGTGGGCGAGATCATGGGCAACTACCACCCCCATGGCGACTCCGCGATTTACGACACCCTGGTGCGCATGGCGCAGAACTTCAACATGCGCTACATGCTGGTCGATGGACAGGGCAACTACGGCTCGATGGACGGTGACGCCGCCGCCGCCATGCGGTACACCGAAGCCCGTTTGACCAAATTGGCCGAAGAGCTGTTGGCCGACATTGAAAAAGAGACGGTCGATTTCGGTCCCAACTACGACGAGTCGCGCGTGGAGCCGCTCGTCCTGCCTTCCCGGGTACCGAACCTGCTGGTCAACGGCGCCGGCGGAATCGCCGTCGGCTATGCGACCAACATTCCCACGCACAATCTGGGTGAAGTGATCGAAGGGTTGCTCCTGCTGCTGGAGAACCCAGAGGTCACGATCGCACAGTTAATGAAGAAAATTCCGGGACCCGACTTCCCGACCGCCGGGTTCATTTACGGCACGTCCGGGATCAAGGATGCGTACGAGACGGGACGCGGGCTGTTGACGGTTCGCGCGAAGGTGGCGATTGAAACCGATGAACGGACCGACCGGGAACGATTGATCATTACCGAAATTCCCTACCAGGTGAACAAGTCGAAACTCATCGAAAAGATCGCCGACCTGGCGCAGGAGGATCGCGTCACGGGCATCTCCGATATCCGCGACGAATCGGACCGCGAGGGTGTGCGTGTCGTCATCGAGCTGAAGCGGAATGAGATTCCTCTCGTCGTGCTGAACAATCTATACAAACACAGTCAGTTGCAGACGACCTTCGGTGTCAACATGCTGGCGCTGGTCAACAACCGGCCGGAGGTGCTGAACCTCAAACGGATTCTGGAAGCCTTCGTCGAGCACCGCCGCGAAGTGGTCGTGCGACGCACGGCCTACGATCTGCGCAAAGCGGAAGAACGCGCCCATATCCTCGAAGGCCTCAAGATCGCGCTGGATAATCTCGATGCCGTGATCGCGCTGATCCGCCGTTCGCAGTCGCCTGATGTGGCGCGCACGGGTTTGATGCAGCAGTTCCGGCTGTCGGAAATCCAAGCCAACGCCATTCTCGAAATGCGCCTCCAGCGGCTCACGCAACTGGAGCGCGACAAACTCGTGGAAGAATACCGCGAAGTGCTGAAGACGATTGAATACCTGCGCTCAGTTCTCGGCAGTGAAGCGTTGGTGCGCAAGATCATCCGCGATGAATTGACGGAGATTAAAGAGAAGTATCAGGACGAACGCCGCACCAAGATCGTCAAGGAAGAGGCCGAGCTGACGCTCGAAGATTTGATCGCCGAAGAAGAAGTCGTCGTGACGATTTCCCACGCCGGCTATATCAAGCGGAACGCCGTCACCCTCTACCGGGCGCAACGGCGCGGCGGCAAGGGAAAAATTGCGATGGGGATCAAGGAAGAGGACTTCGTCGAAACCCTCTTCACGGCCTCCACGCACGACTCGCTGCTGTTCTTTACCGACGCAGGCAAGGTCTACTGGCTCAAGGTCCATGAAATTCCCGAAGCGAGCCGAGCCGCCAAAGGCAAAGCGCTGGTCAATCTCTTGGCCCTCTCCAAAGACGAGAAGGTCACGGCAACCCTTCCGGTGAAAGAATACCGTGCCGATCGGTTTGTCATCATGGGGACCAAGCAGGGCGTCATCAAGAAAACGGAACTGTCGGCCTACAGCAATCCGCGCCAGGGCGGCATCATTGCGCTCTCGCTCGATGCGGGCGACAAGCTGATCGGTGTGGACCTGACCGACGGCCAGCGGGAGATTCTGCTGGGCACGAAGCAGGGCATCACCATCCGGTTCAAGGAAGAAGATGTGCGCGCGATGGGACGCACGGCCCACGGGGTGCGCGGGATCACCCTTGAGCCCGGCGACGAAGTCATCGGTATGGAGACGATTACGCCCGACTCGACCACCGCGATCCTCACCGTGACCGAAGGCGGGTACGGAAAACGGACACCGGTGAACGAATATCGCGTGCAGGGTCGCGGCGGCAAAGGCATCATCAGCGTGAAGACGACCGAGCGGAACGGGCCGGCTGTGGGATTCCTCCAGGTTCGCGACGAGGATGAGATCATGTTGATGGCGGCGCAGGGCAAAGTGTTGCGCTGCAAGGTGGACGACATCCGTGAAATCGGGCGCAACACTCAAGGTGTCCGCCTGCTCGACATGGATGGAGATGAGGATCGTGTGGTCGCCGTCGTGAGACTGGTCGAACGCGAAGAAGGAGTGCCTGAAGAGGGCGAGTCATGA
- the gyrB gene encoding DNA topoisomerase (ATP-hydrolyzing) subunit B: MAKDDQQDNSAKPKSDSYSADQIKVLEGLDAVRKRPAMYIGSTGVDGLHHLVYEVVDNSVDEHMAGFGEAIEVTIHIDGSVTVVDNGRGIPTGMHSTQKKSAAEVALTVLHAGGKFEQGAYTVSGGLHGVGISVVNALSEWLELEIWQDGQVFEQRYERGKPQAPLAVTGKTKRRGTKVRFKPDGQIFETLEFSFDVLAQRLRELAFLNKGLSITLKDDRKEKEQVFHYKGGIVSFVDHLNEAKTPLHKPIYVQTERADLILEVALQYNDGYAENLFSFANNINTKEGGTHLVGFKAALTRTINSYANANDLLKKDTESLSGDDVREGLTAVVSVKVRNPQFEGQTKAKLGNSEVKGIVEAAVNDALGTYFEENPPVARKIIGKAIDAARAREAARKAKDLIRRKSALDGGSLPGKLADCSEKDPALSELFIVEGDSAGGSAKQGRDRKFQAILPLKGKILNVEKARFDKMLTSDEIRTLILALGTGIGRKKEDSDKPDKEAFDIARTRYHKIVLMTDADVDGSHIRTLLLTFFFRQMPELLERGYIYIAQPPLFKVKKGKTERYLKDEPAMNEYLADLAVEEVEVALENGGEYLSGRRLLPTLKKLIAFESLLHKVNKKHHEANMLRVFVDEPGLTREALKDQAALATIVANAKATLALVYPKAEPTIDILEDEEHQSSKLVCKVATGGIAYQLDVTHELVGSADFRELQKQAPSAMGLGKPPYKIKIKGAEVHKNGSAELVQAILEEGKQGLNIQRYKGLGEMNPGQLWETTMDPEKRTLLRVKLEDMTGVDEIFTILMGDEVEPRRNFIQQHALEVRNLDV; this comes from the coding sequence ATGGCCAAGGACGACCAGCAGGACAATTCTGCCAAGCCGAAATCCGATAGTTACAGCGCGGATCAAATCAAAGTTCTCGAAGGACTCGACGCCGTCCGGAAACGACCGGCGATGTACATCGGCAGCACCGGTGTCGACGGGTTACACCATCTGGTCTATGAAGTCGTCGATAACAGTGTCGACGAGCACATGGCCGGTTTCGGTGAAGCGATCGAGGTCACGATCCACATCGACGGCAGTGTCACGGTCGTGGACAACGGCCGCGGCATTCCCACCGGCATGCATTCCACCCAGAAGAAGTCCGCCGCCGAAGTCGCCCTCACCGTCCTGCATGCGGGCGGCAAGTTTGAACAGGGCGCCTACACGGTTTCCGGCGGGTTGCACGGGGTCGGCATCTCGGTCGTGAACGCGCTCTCCGAATGGCTGGAGCTGGAAATCTGGCAGGACGGACAAGTCTTCGAGCAGCGGTATGAGCGTGGAAAACCCCAGGCGCCGTTAGCCGTCACCGGAAAAACCAAGCGCCGCGGCACCAAGGTGCGTTTTAAGCCGGACGGCCAGATTTTTGAAACGCTGGAATTCAGCTTCGACGTGTTGGCGCAACGGCTTCGCGAGCTGGCCTTTCTCAACAAGGGCCTGTCCATCACGCTCAAGGACGATCGCAAGGAAAAGGAACAGGTTTTTCATTATAAGGGCGGGATCGTCTCGTTCGTCGATCATCTCAACGAAGCCAAGACCCCGCTGCATAAGCCCATCTACGTGCAGACTGAGCGCGCGGACCTGATTCTTGAGGTGGCGCTGCAGTACAACGACGGGTATGCCGAGAATCTCTTTTCGTTCGCCAACAACATCAACACCAAAGAAGGCGGCACCCACCTGGTGGGCTTCAAGGCCGCGCTGACCCGCACGATCAACAGTTACGCCAACGCCAACGATCTCCTGAAGAAAGACACCGAATCGTTGAGCGGCGACGACGTGCGGGAAGGCTTGACCGCGGTTGTCAGCGTGAAAGTACGGAATCCGCAGTTCGAAGGGCAGACCAAGGCGAAGCTCGGCAACAGTGAGGTGAAGGGGATCGTCGAGGCGGCTGTGAACGACGCCCTCGGCACCTACTTCGAAGAGAACCCGCCGGTCGCCCGCAAAATCATCGGCAAGGCGATCGATGCCGCGCGCGCCCGTGAAGCGGCCCGGAAAGCGAAGGACCTCATTCGCCGGAAGAGCGCCTTGGATGGCGGGTCGTTGCCCGGCAAGCTGGCCGACTGTTCCGAGAAGGATCCGGCGTTGAGCGAACTTTTCATCGTCGAGGGTGATTCCGCCGGCGGGTCTGCCAAGCAGGGCCGCGACCGGAAGTTTCAGGCGATTCTTCCGCTCAAGGGAAAGATTCTGAACGTCGAGAAGGCCCGCTTCGACAAGATGCTCACCAGCGACGAAATCCGCACGTTGATCCTGGCGCTCGGGACCGGAATCGGCCGCAAAAAAGAGGATTCCGACAAGCCGGATAAGGAAGCGTTCGACATTGCGCGGACGCGCTATCACAAGATCGTGCTTATGACCGACGCCGATGTGGACGGCAGCCACATCCGCACGCTCCTGCTGACCTTTTTCTTCCGCCAGATGCCGGAGCTGCTGGAACGGGGCTACATCTACATCGCCCAGCCTCCCCTCTTTAAGGTCAAGAAGGGCAAGACGGAACGGTATCTCAAGGACGAACCTGCGATGAATGAATACCTCGCGGACCTGGCGGTCGAAGAGGTCGAAGTGGCGCTCGAAAACGGGGGGGAATATCTCTCGGGCCGCCGTCTGCTGCCGACGCTCAAAAAGTTGATCGCCTTCGAAAGCCTGCTGCACAAGGTGAATAAGAAACATCACGAAGCCAATATGTTGCGGGTCTTTGTCGACGAGCCGGGGTTAACGCGCGAGGCGTTGAAGGATCAGGCCGCGTTGGCCACGATCGTCGCCAATGCGAAGGCCACGCTGGCGCTCGTCTACCCGAAGGCCGAACCGACCATCGACATCCTGGAGGACGAAGAACATCAATCCAGCAAGTTGGTGTGCAAGGTTGCTACGGGCGGAATCGCCTATCAACTGGACGTGACGCACGAGCTGGTTGGGTCCGCCGACTTCCGGGAATTACAAAAACAGGCGCCTTCAGCGATGGGGCTCGGCAAGCCGCCGTATAAGATCAAGATCAAGGGAGCCGAAGTTCATAAGAACGGCTCAGCCGAGTTGGTGCAGGCGATCCTGGAAGAAGGCAAGCAGGGGTTGAACATCCAGCGGTACAAAGGTCTCGGTGAGATGAATCCCGGCCAGCTGTGGGAGACCACCATGGATCCGGAAAAGCGGACGCTGCTGCGGGTCAAGCTGGAAGACATGACCGGCGTGGATGAGATTTTCACGATCCTGATGGGCGACGAAGTGGAACCCCGCCGCAATTTCATTCAGCAACATGCGCTGGAAGTCAGGAACTTGGACGTATAG
- the dnaN gene encoding DNA polymerase III subunit beta, whose amino-acid sequence MKVRIGREELLTGLQRVQGVVEKRNTMPILSNILLEAKHDGAEIVATDLEIGMRGLYKATVLEAGGVTISARKLYEIIKELPSGEIELTSGDNNWTTIQSGKSQFKVVGLPSGDYPALPSIEREGLTPLAGAGLLELIRKTLFAAGDNDARYILNGLLVSLTTTEKKTTLLRLVGTDGHRLAVAEREVGPPNAKQPAQDIKAIIPKKAAQEMRRLLEEGGDEEPLIGFTKNLMIFRKSGLLLTSRLMEGNYPNYQQVVPKESGKRIAVNRGLLESALRRVSVLSKDKANAVKVSFAPGGMTLFSSNPDYGEATEELVARYEGEALNTGFNARYLLDALSVMDGESVSVQMDTALSPCLIQEAESPGFKCVVMPIKI is encoded by the coding sequence ATGAAGGTACGCATCGGACGAGAGGAATTGTTGACGGGATTGCAGCGGGTGCAGGGTGTCGTTGAAAAACGAAATACCATGCCGATCCTCTCGAACATTTTATTGGAAGCCAAACACGACGGTGCTGAAATCGTCGCCACCGATCTGGAGATCGGCATGCGGGGTCTGTACAAGGCGACGGTCCTCGAAGCCGGCGGCGTGACGATTTCCGCCCGCAAGTTGTACGAGATCATCAAGGAATTGCCCAGCGGTGAGATCGAGCTGACATCCGGCGACAACAACTGGACGACGATCCAGTCCGGGAAGAGTCAGTTCAAGGTGGTGGGCCTTCCGAGCGGCGACTATCCGGCGCTGCCTTCCATTGAACGCGAGGGGCTGACGCCACTGGCCGGAGCAGGCCTGTTGGAACTGATTCGGAAGACGTTGTTTGCCGCCGGCGACAACGATGCCCGGTACATCCTGAACGGCCTGCTCGTGAGCTTGACGACGACCGAAAAGAAAACCACGCTCCTGCGACTGGTCGGCACCGACGGCCATCGCCTGGCCGTGGCGGAGCGCGAAGTCGGTCCCCCGAATGCGAAGCAGCCGGCACAGGACATCAAAGCGATTATCCCGAAGAAGGCGGCGCAGGAAATGCGGCGCTTGCTGGAAGAGGGAGGCGACGAAGAGCCCTTGATCGGGTTCACCAAAAATCTCATGATCTTCCGCAAGAGCGGCCTCCTCCTCACCTCCCGCCTCATGGAGGGGAACTACCCCAATTACCAGCAGGTGGTCCCGAAGGAAAGCGGCAAGCGCATTGCGGTCAATCGCGGGCTGCTGGAAAGCGCGTTGCGACGGGTCTCGGTGTTGTCGAAAGACAAGGCCAATGCCGTGAAGGTGTCCTTTGCTCCCGGCGGCATGACTCTATTTTCGAGCAATCCCGATTATGGAGAAGCCACGGAAGAATTGGTGGCCCGGTATGAGGGCGAGGCGCTCAACACAGGATTCAATGCCCGGTATCTGTTGGATGCCTTGAGCGTCATGGATGGAGAATCGGTCTCGGTGCAAATGGACACCGCCTTGAGCCCTTGCCTGATTCAGGAGGCCGAGAGTCCCGGATTCAAATGCGTCGTGATGCCGATCAAAATTTAG
- the dnaA gene encoding chromosomal replication initiator protein DnaA — MWNDALVYIQEKVPKQVFETWFTPVVLDRIEDTTAYLAVPNKFFGEWLGEHYRDLLAEAVSAAQGGGHLDVSFVVNNKQVPSPSPAQQESGPADTAGRGFVASRSKRGVQLNPKYTFKSFVVGAGNQFAHAACMAVAEQPAKAYNPLFLYGGVGLGKTHLLNAIGNYLAERSDLRIAYLTTEQFTNEVINSIRYDKMIDLRKRYRNVDMLMIDDIQFLAGKERTQEEFFHTFNTLYEAHKQIVLSSDRFPKDMPDIEERLRSRFEWGLIADLQPPDVETRIAILRKKSEDERIALPEDVIHFLATTMKNNIRELEGSLVRVGAYSSLTGQTITLDMAKNVLRDLIGDKKKIVSIEDIQEAVGSKYHLKIADLKSRRRSKTLVHPRQIAMYLCRELTDASFPEIGRQFGGKDHTTIIHACRQISKAKEADSALHTTLEGLKEQILRA, encoded by the coding sequence ATGTGGAATGACGCACTCGTGTACATTCAGGAAAAGGTCCCGAAGCAGGTCTTTGAAACCTGGTTCACTCCTGTTGTACTTGACCGGATTGAAGATACAACGGCGTATCTTGCAGTCCCGAACAAGTTTTTCGGCGAGTGGTTAGGAGAGCATTACCGCGATCTCCTGGCCGAAGCGGTCTCTGCCGCGCAAGGGGGCGGCCACCTGGACGTGTCCTTTGTCGTCAACAACAAGCAGGTTCCTTCTCCTTCGCCCGCTCAACAGGAGAGTGGTCCGGCGGATACGGCCGGGCGTGGATTCGTCGCGTCTCGATCAAAACGCGGCGTGCAATTGAATCCGAAATACACCTTCAAAAGTTTCGTGGTCGGGGCAGGAAACCAGTTTGCCCACGCGGCCTGTATGGCCGTGGCCGAACAACCGGCGAAAGCCTACAACCCGCTGTTTCTGTATGGTGGTGTGGGATTGGGCAAGACCCATTTGCTGAATGCGATCGGCAACTACCTGGCTGAACGAAGCGACCTCCGCATCGCCTACCTGACGACCGAACAGTTTACGAACGAGGTCATCAACTCCATTCGCTATGACAAGATGATCGACCTGCGCAAGCGGTATCGCAACGTCGATATGTTGATGATCGACGACATTCAATTTCTGGCGGGCAAAGAGCGGACGCAGGAAGAGTTCTTTCATACGTTCAATACCCTCTACGAAGCCCATAAACAGATCGTCCTGTCGAGCGACCGCTTTCCGAAAGATATGCCGGATATCGAAGAGCGGCTTCGGTCCCGGTTCGAATGGGGGCTGATTGCCGACCTGCAGCCGCCGGACGTGGAGACTCGTATCGCCATCTTGCGCAAGAAATCCGAGGACGAACGCATTGCGCTGCCCGAGGATGTGATTCACTTCCTGGCCACCACGATGAAGAACAACATTCGTGAGTTGGAAGGCTCGCTCGTCCGGGTCGGGGCCTATTCTTCCCTGACGGGGCAAACGATCACGCTCGACATGGCCAAGAACGTCTTGCGCGATCTCATCGGGGACAAAAAGAAGATTGTCTCCATCGAAGATATTCAAGAGGCGGTGGGGTCGAAGTATCATCTGAAGATTGCCGACTTGAAATCGCGGCGTCGAAGCAAAACGCTGGTGCACCCGCGCCAGATCGCCATGTATCTCTGCCGGGAACTCACCGACGCCTCATTTCCTGAAATCGGGCGCCAGTTCGGCGGCAAGGATCACACGACGATTATCCATGCCTGTCGGCAGATCTCGAAGGCGAAAGAAGCCGACAGCGCCTTGCATACGACGCTGGAAGGCCTGAAAGAACAGATCTTGAGGGCGTAA
- a CDS encoding DsrE family protein: MSAKKFGILLSTPPSHPSVETVAHLASEALTEGVDLYLYFIDEGVKNLRDLRYTELVGRGMKLFVCAYGCQQHGVSTDALDSRISLCGLVVLSNIVNGCDRFLAFT, from the coding sequence ATGAGCGCCAAGAAGTTCGGCATCCTGTTATCCACACCCCCCTCACACCCCAGTGTCGAGACGGTGGCACACCTCGCGTCTGAGGCGCTGACTGAAGGTGTGGATCTCTATCTCTATTTCATCGATGAGGGAGTGAAGAATCTTCGCGACCTTCGTTATACCGAACTCGTGGGCCGGGGTATGAAACTGTTTGTCTGTGCCTATGGATGCCAGCAGCATGGAGTCTCGACCGATGCGCTCGATTCCCGGATTTCTCTCTGTGGCCTGGTCGTGCTGTCGAATATTGTGAACGGCTGCGACCGGTTTCTGGCATTTACATAA
- a CDS encoding histidine--tRNA ligase produces the protein MIKAIKGVKDLLPEESPRWRFIEDTARQWALRYGFQEIRVPIFETTTLFARSIGASTDIVEKEMYTFADRDGSSLTLRPEGTAGTVRAFIEHNRAADPRPQKYCYAGPMFRHERPQAGRLRQFHQFGVESFGVADPRADVEVISLLWRLLSDLTLPGLTLEINNLGYTEDRARYKPLLVAFLKGVESRLCGNCQRRIETNPLRVLDCKVPECRSATEDAPRLADSLSSEARDHFERVTTGLQSVGIPFHMNPRLVRGLDYYCLTAFEVTCSHLGAQNAVGAGGRYDGLVEQLGGAAVPAVGFAVGLERIALMLPETVVVAGIPRVYVAAFGTQAVGLGFTLLDELRRTGVPADMDFRAASLKAHLRQADRLNALYAILLGDDEVTKGVATVRNMQTKAQEDIPIPDLASALRTRLVNR, from the coding sequence ATGATTAAAGCGATTAAGGGCGTCAAAGATCTCCTGCCGGAGGAGTCCCCCCGCTGGCGATTCATCGAAGATACCGCCAGGCAGTGGGCACTCCGTTACGGCTTTCAAGAGATCCGCGTCCCGATTTTCGAGACCACGACGTTGTTCGCGCGCAGCATCGGTGCCTCGACCGATATCGTCGAAAAGGAAATGTACACCTTCGCCGATCGCGACGGATCGTCCCTGACCCTGCGTCCTGAAGGGACCGCCGGGACAGTCCGTGCATTCATCGAGCACAATCGCGCCGCCGACCCGCGGCCGCAAAAATATTGTTACGCCGGGCCGATGTTCCGCCACGAGCGTCCCCAGGCCGGGCGGTTGCGGCAATTTCATCAATTCGGGGTGGAATCCTTCGGTGTGGCCGACCCGCGGGCCGATGTCGAAGTCATCTCGCTGCTGTGGCGACTCTTGTCCGACCTCACGCTGCCGGGATTGACCCTGGAAATTAACAATCTTGGATATACAGAGGACCGGGCCCGGTACAAACCGCTCCTGGTAGCGTTTCTGAAAGGTGTGGAAAGCCGCCTCTGCGGAAATTGCCAGCGCCGGATCGAGACGAATCCGTTACGCGTTCTGGACTGCAAAGTTCCGGAATGCCGCTCGGCGACTGAGGATGCTCCCCGCCTGGCCGATTCCTTGTCATCCGAAGCACGGGACCATTTCGAGCGCGTGACGACCGGCCTTCAATCGGTGGGCATCCCGTTCCACATGAACCCCCGGCTCGTCCGTGGCCTGGACTATTACTGTCTCACCGCATTCGAAGTCACCTGCTCCCATTTGGGTGCGCAGAATGCCGTCGGAGCCGGTGGCCGTTATGACGGTCTCGTCGAACAACTCGGTGGAGCCGCGGTGCCGGCAGTCGGATTCGCCGTCGGGCTGGAACGGATTGCCCTGATGTTGCCGGAGACCGTGGTGGTAGCGGGCATTCCCCGGGTGTACGTCGCTGCCTTCGGCACTCAGGCTGTCGGTCTCGGATTTACGCTGCTCGATGAACTGCGTCGAACCGGAGTGCCGGCCGACATGGATTTCCGCGCGGCATCACTCAAGGCCCACTTGCGTCAGGCAGATCGTCTCAATGCTCTCTATGCGATCCTTCTCGGTGACGACGAAGTGACGAAAGGTGTCGCCACCGTCCGGAATATGCAGACAAAAGCCCAGGAAGACATCCCGATTCCAGACCTCGCATCAGCCCTCCGCACCAGACTCGTCAACAGGTAA
- a CDS encoding FAD-dependent thymidylate synthase yields the protein MPPEKSAYALARYSRSPDSIEESIKWVHGHSSEKFWEQFYFDYGHGSIADLGHVIICFEQISELAAIRLEDEPLWDGQAKSSRYQNFASTNWFVPDTIRGQETEATYLGILRGLATVYRALHEPLSQHLTEREPRPEDMTPAAYQRAIAARAFDVTRYLLPLAAQTNVGQVVSIRTLEKQITRLLSSQLPELRLLGEELQEACRKPPVNLWGELSGQAAGLGEPMAPTLARYAKPNLYQAEVYSDLARHAKEALKGSGLDQPTAWGAAEPVDLIEPHHPLDEVVTTLLYRASQAPYRKILAVVRDWTEKQKQDTIEIAFQKRGPHDELIKEFRSGYAFVFDVMMDIGGWRDMHRHRRCQQVQQNFTTVHGFETPPILAEAGLDHEYREAMGHVKSDIEQLRKSSQEAAMYAIPFGFSVRCLFKMDYAEAEYIAKLRSGVKGHWSYRTIAWLMKQKLTERYPILGARMQATPPDVQDALTR from the coding sequence ATGCCGCCGGAAAAATCCGCCTATGCGCTCGCGCGGTATAGCCGGTCCCCGGACTCTATCGAAGAGAGCATCAAATGGGTCCACGGGCATTCCTCTGAAAAATTCTGGGAACAGTTTTATTTCGACTATGGCCATGGCTCCATCGCGGACCTGGGCCATGTGATCATTTGCTTCGAACAGATCTCCGAGCTGGCCGCCATCCGCCTGGAGGACGAACCGCTCTGGGACGGACAGGCCAAATCGAGCCGGTATCAGAACTTCGCCTCGACCAATTGGTTTGTTCCGGATACCATTCGCGGGCAGGAAACCGAAGCGACCTATCTCGGTATCCTCCGGGGGCTCGCAACGGTCTACCGTGCGCTCCACGAACCGTTAAGTCAGCATCTGACGGAGCGGGAGCCTCGCCCCGAGGACATGACCCCCGCCGCCTATCAACGGGCGATTGCAGCGCGGGCCTTCGATGTGACCCGTTATCTGTTGCCCCTGGCGGCGCAGACGAACGTCGGCCAGGTCGTCAGCATTCGCACCCTTGAAAAGCAGATTACCCGCCTGTTGTCGTCTCAACTGCCGGAGCTTCGTCTGCTGGGAGAAGAGCTGCAGGAAGCCTGTCGGAAACCGCCGGTCAATCTCTGGGGTGAATTGTCCGGACAGGCGGCCGGCCTGGGCGAACCCATGGCGCCGACCCTCGCGCGGTACGCCAAACCGAATCTGTATCAGGCAGAGGTCTACAGCGATCTCGCTCGGCATGCGAAAGAAGCACTGAAGGGCAGCGGGTTGGATCAACCCACCGCCTGGGGCGCCGCGGAACCGGTGGACTTGATCGAGCCGCACCATCCGCTCGACGAAGTCGTCACCACGCTGCTCTATCGCGCCTCGCAGGCTCCGTATCGAAAGATCCTCGCGGTCGTGCGGGATTGGACGGAGAAACAGAAGCAGGACACCATCGAAATCGCCTTCCAGAAACGTGGACCGCATGACGAATTGATCAAGGAGTTCCGCAGCGGCTATGCCTTTGTGTTCGATGTGATGATGGACATCGGCGGGTGGCGCGACATGCATCGGCACCGGCGCTGCCAGCAGGTGCAGCAGAACTTCACCACTGTGCACGGGTTCGAGACACCGCCCATTTTGGCAGAAGCGGGGCTCGACCACGAATACCGCGAAGCCATGGGGCATGTAAAATCCGATATCGAACAACTCCGGAAATCGAGCCAGGAAGCGGCGATGTATGCCATTCCGTTCGGCTTCTCCGTGCGCTGCCTCTTCAAGATGGACTATGCGGAAGCGGAATACATTGCGAAATTGCGTTCCGGGGTGAAGGGGCACTGGTCCTATCGCACCATCGCGTGGCTCATGAAACAGAAACTAACCGAACGATATCCCATTCTCGGCGCGCGCATGCAGGCGACGCCGCCGGATGTGCAGGACGCGCTGACGCGCTGA